In one Musa acuminata AAA Group cultivar baxijiao chromosome BXJ2-5, Cavendish_Baxijiao_AAA, whole genome shotgun sequence genomic region, the following are encoded:
- the LOC135612573 gene encoding dolichyl-diphosphooligosaccharide--protein glycosyltransferase subunit 4A-like, giving the protein MIDDQDLGFFANFLGIFILVLVIAYHYVMADPK; this is encoded by the coding sequence ATGATCGATGATCAAGATTTGGGATTTTTTGCTAATTTTCTTGGCATATTTATACTTGTTTTGGTAATTGCGTATCATTATGTGATGGCCGACCCAAAGTAG